A single region of the Gossypium arboreum isolate Shixiya-1 chromosome 12, ASM2569848v2, whole genome shotgun sequence genome encodes:
- the LOC108478628 gene encoding uncharacterized protein LOC108478628, whose protein sequence is MGSLCKVVDTLLLVAFLAAFLMAPLICAQTVLPETSFPEALIHLKQCYSDDFQDYLMAEKPHFFVALVWLELTFQWPLALLNIYGILASKSWFNTTCLIYGASVITSVSAVLGELIGSHKASEKLLQLYWVFMGAGVVAMLRGLVPQSSKTPIIGKRPAAGMGRKKRA, encoded by the exons ATGGGAAGTCTATGCAAAGTGGTAGATACGCTGCTATTGGTGGCGTTCCTAGCGGCGTTTCTAATGGCTCCTCTAATATGTGCCCAGACAGTGTTGCCGGAAACCAGCTTCCCGGAGGCGCTAATTCACCTGAAACAATGCTACTCCGATGACTTCCAAGATTATTTGATGGCGGAGAAGCCTCATTTCTTCGTGGCACTGGTTTGGTTGGAGCTTACTTTCCAATGGCCTTTGGCTTTACTTAACATTTATGGGATTCTAGCATCCAAATCTTGGTTTAACACCACTTGCCTAATCTATGGCGCCTCTGTTATCACCTCCGTG AGTGCTGTATTAGGAGAGCTGATAGGATCGCACAAGGCATCAGAAAAATTGTTGCAGTTGTATTGGGTATTCATGGGAGCGGGTGTTGTAGCCATGCTACGGGGGCTGGTTCCACAATCTAGCAAGACTCCAATCATTGGGAAAAGACCAGCGGCTGGTATGGGTAGGAAGAAGAGGGCTTGA
- the LOC108480006 gene encoding glutamate receptor 3.4-like isoform X2, whose amino-acid sequence MEEVLLISRFITRSLILLSLWFLCFPPGVVCDTGNVSTSSNSSSKPKVINIGALFTLNSVLGEAAKPAIQAAVDDVNSDPTILNGVQLKLLISDTNCSGFIGTMEALQLMESDVVAAIGPQSSGIAHVISHVVNELHVPLLSFGATDPTLSSMQYPYFLRTTPSDHFQMYAIADIVDYYGWREVIAIFVDDDYGRSGISVLGDALAKKRAKISYKAAFSPGDTESKINDLLVEVNLMESRVYVVHVNPDTGLNIFSVAKALNMMGSGYVWIATDWLPSYLDSKDAVDSNTMNILQGVIALRHYTPDTDLKKSFMSKWNTLKYKGSAGHAGFNSYALYAYDSVWLAAHALDVFLNEGGNLSFSYDPKLHDTNGSMLHLASLRVFNGGEQLLQTLLRMNFTGVSGQIQFDPDKHLVHPAYDVLNIVGTGTRRIGYWSNYSHLSVVPPESLYTKPPNISTGSQHLYSVIWPGDTTSTPRGWVFPNNGQPLRIAVPNRVGYKEFASKDKSPQGVRGYCIDVFEAAISLLPYAVPHTYMLYGDGKRNPSYNELVSRVAQNVYDAAVGDITIVTNRTKIVDFTQPYMESGLVVVAPVKEAKSNPWAFLKPFTAEMWLVTAMFFLFVGAVVWILEHRINSEFRGPPRRQLITICWFSFSTMFFSHRENTVSTLGRMVLIIWLFVVLIINSSYTASLTSILTVQQLTSGIQGIDSLISSTEPIGIQDGSFALNYLVDELNIAQSRIVKLKNPEAYLRALKLGSKKGGVAAIVDELPYVELFLSNTNCLYRIVGPEFTKSGWGFLSLSFMVSGFPKGLPSCS is encoded by the exons ATGGAGGAGGTCTTGTTGatctcaagattcattacaagaAGTTTGATTTTGTTGAGTCTTTGGTTCCTATGCTTCCCTCCAGGAGTTGTCTGCGACACTGGAAATGTGTCAACTTCTTCAAATTCTTCTTCAAAGCCAAAAGTTATAAACATTGGAGCTTTGTTCACGTTGAATTCAGTACTTGGAGAAGCAGCAAAGCCTGCAATTCAAGCTGCCGTTGATGATGTCAATTCTGATCCCACCATTCTTAATGGGGTACAATTGAAACTCCTCATAAGCGACACAAACTGCAGTGGATTTATTGGAACCATGGAAG CTTTGCAGCTAATGGAAAGTGATGTTGTTGCTGCAATTGGTCCACAATCGTCTGGTATAGCTCATGTCATCTCCCATGTTGTTAATGAGCTTCATGTCCCTCTTCTTTCATTTGGAGCTACAGATCCTACTCTTTCTTCCATGCAGTATCCATATTTCCTCCGTACTACACCAAGCGACCACTTCCAGATGTATGCGATTGCTGATATAGTTGACTATTATGGCTGGAGGGAAGTAATAGCGATATTTGTAGATGATGATTATGGAAGAAGTGGGATTTCTGTTTTGGGTGATGCCCTGGCCAAAAAACGTGCCAAGATTTCTTATAAGGCCGCCTTCAGCCCTGGAGACACCGAAAGTAAGATTAATGACTTGCTTGTGGAGGTTAACCTGATGGAGTCTCGTGTTTATGTAGTTCATGTGAATCCAGATACTGGTCTGAATATCTTTTCTGTTGCTAAGGCTCTTAATATGATGGGTAGTGGCTATGTTTGGATTGCTACAGATTGGCTTCCTTCATACTTAGATTCAAAGGACGCAGTTGATTCCAACACAATGAATATCTTGCAAGGGGTTATTGCTCTCCGCCATTACACCCCTGATACTGATCTCAAGAAGAGTTTTATGTCTAAGTGGAACACCTTAAAATATAAGGGAAGTGCAGGTCATGCAGGTTTCAATTCATATGCGCTTTATGCTTATGATTCGGTTTGGTTGGCTGCACATGCCCTTGATGTTTTTCTCAACGAAGGTGGGAATTTATCTTTCTCTTATGACCCGAAATTGCATGATACAAATGGCAGCATGCTGCATCTAGCGTCCCTTCGTGTGTTTAATGGCGGTGAACAACTTCTTCAAACACTTCTGAGGATGAACTTCACTGGTGTAAGTGGACAGATTCAGTTTGATCCGGACAAACATTTAGTTCATCCAGCATATGATGTTCTTAATATTGTGGGAACCGGAACTCGTAGAATTGGTTACTGGTCGAATTATTCTCATCTATCGGTTGTTCCCCCGGAGAGCTTATACACGAAACCTCCCAATATCTCTACTGGCAGTCAACATCTTTACAGTGTAATATGGCCTGGTGATACTACCTCAACACCGAGGGGATGGGTATTCCCTAACAATGGGCAGCCTCTGCGAATCGCTGTCCCCAACCGAGTGGGTTATAAGGAGTTTGCCTCGAAAGACAAGAGTCCTCAGGGTGTAAGAGGATACTGCATTGATGTCTTTGAAGCTGCAATTAGCTTGCTCCCATATGCTGTCCCTCACACATATATGTTATATGGAGATGGTAAAAGAAATCCAAGCTATAATGAACTTGTCAGTAGGGTTGCTCAAAAT GTATATGATGCTGCTGTTGGAGATATTACGATTGTCACGAACAGGACAAAGATTGTAGATTTTACACAGCCTTATATGGAATCTGGACTGGTTGTTGTTGCACCGGTGAAAGAGGCAAAGTCAAACCCTTGGGCATTCCTCAAGCCATTTACTGCAGAAATGTGGCTTGTCACTGCTATGTTCTTTCTTTTTGTTGGAGCTGTAGTGTGGATTCTTGAGCACCGGATAAACAGTGAATTTCGTGGTCCTCCCAGACGACAGCTTATAACAATTTGTTG GTTTAGCTTCTCAACGATGTTTTTCTCGCACA GAGAAAACACAGTGAGCACTTTGGGACGAATGGTGTTGATCATATGGCTATTTGTAGTTCTGATTATTAACTCGAGCTACACTGCTAGTTTGACATCGATACTTACTGTGCAGCAGCTAACATCAGGGATTCAAGGGATTGATAGCTTGATCTCAAGTACTGAACCTATTGGAATCCAAGATGGTTCGTTTGCATTGAACTATTTGGTTGACGAGCTCAATATAGCACAATCTAGGATAGTTAAGTTAAAAAATCCAGAAGCATATCTCAGAGCCCTTAAGCTTGGATCGAAGAAGGGTGGTGTAGCTGCCATCGTTGATGAGCTTCCTTATGTCGAACTCTTCTTATCAAACACCAATTGTTTATACAGGATAGTTGGCCCAGAATTTACAAAGAGCGGATGGGGCTTT TTGTCATTGTCATTCATGGTTTCAGGCTTTCCAAAGGGACTCCCCTCTTGCAGTTGA
- the LOC108478627 gene encoding septum-promoting GTP-binding protein 1-like, whose protein sequence is MTQFCPRMARHNFRHRVQRRVLVLRRCFCCFWDRLLICSPGKPIRYRMLSRAPTPAVPSAAADGSIIASSRNLMPSPLCHPKDSDLVPLKISLLGDPQIGKTSFLAKYIGDEKDEQGEDHQEKGLNLMDKTFVVQGARIYYSIWEVDGAEKSPDHIPKACQESVAILFMFDLTSRCTLNNVISWYQEARKWNQTAIPILIGTKFDEFIQLPIDLQWTIASQARAYAKAINATLFFSSATYNINVNKIFKFVTAKLFDLPWTVERNLTIGEPIIDF, encoded by the exons ATGACCCAGTTTTGCCCCAGAATGGCTAGACACAACTTTAGGCACAGAGTTCAGCGTCGCGTTTTGGTTTTGCGACGCTGCTTTTGTTGTTTCTGGGACAGACTTCTTATTTGTTCCCCCGGGAAACCTATTAGGTATCGTATGTTATCGCGTGCTCCCACCCCCGCCGTTCCTTCTGCCGCCGCTGACGGCAGTATTATAGCTTCTTCCAGGAACCTAATGCCCTCCCCTTTGTGTCATCCTAAGGACTCCGATTTGGTTCCTTTGAAGATCAGTCTCTTGGGTGATCCTCAAATTGGAAAAACTAGTTTTCTG GCGAAATATATTGGAGATGAGAAAGATGAACAGGGAGAAGACCATCAGGAGAAAGGATTGAATTTGATGGATAAAACATTTGTCGTACAAGGAGCCAGAATATATTACAGCATCTGGGAAGTTGATG GAGCTGAGAAATCTCCGGATCATATTCCAAAGGCTTGCCAAGAATCTGTAGCAATTCTATTCATGTTTGATCTAACAAGCAGATGTACTCTAAACAA TGTCATAAGCTGGTATCAAGAAGCAAGGAAATGGAATCAG ACAGCAATACCAATTTTAATAGGAACCAAATTTGATGAATTCATCCAACTTCCCATTGATTTGCAGTGGACGATAGCCAGTCAG GCAAGAGCATATGCAAAGGCTATAAATGCTACACTATTCTTTTCAAGTGCTACATACAACATCAATGTAAACAAGATCTTCAAATTCGTTACTGCCAAGTTATTTGATCTGCCATGGACAGTAGAACGCAATCTTACCATTGGAGAACCCATCATTGATTTCTAA
- the LOC108480006 gene encoding glutamate receptor 3.4-like isoform X1, whose amino-acid sequence MEEVLLISRFITRSLILLSLWFLCFPPGVVCDTGNVSTSSNSSSKPKVINIGALFTLNSVLGEAAKPAIQAAVDDVNSDPTILNGVQLKLLISDTNCSGFIGTMEALQLMESDVVAAIGPQSSGIAHVISHVVNELHVPLLSFGATDPTLSSMQYPYFLRTTPSDHFQMYAIADIVDYYGWREVIAIFVDDDYGRSGISVLGDALAKKRAKISYKAAFSPGDTESKINDLLVEVNLMESRVYVVHVNPDTGLNIFSVAKALNMMGSGYVWIATDWLPSYLDSKDAVDSNTMNILQGVIALRHYTPDTDLKKSFMSKWNTLKYKGSAGHAGFNSYALYAYDSVWLAAHALDVFLNEGGNLSFSYDPKLHDTNGSMLHLASLRVFNGGEQLLQTLLRMNFTGVSGQIQFDPDKHLVHPAYDVLNIVGTGTRRIGYWSNYSHLSVVPPESLYTKPPNISTGSQHLYSVIWPGDTTSTPRGWVFPNNGQPLRIAVPNRVGYKEFASKDKSPQGVRGYCIDVFEAAISLLPYAVPHTYMLYGDGKRNPSYNELVSRVAQNVYDAAVGDITIVTNRTKIVDFTQPYMESGLVVVAPVKEAKSNPWAFLKPFTAEMWLVTAMFFLFVGAVVWILEHRINSEFRGPPRRQLITICWFSFSTMFFSHRENTVSTLGRMVLIIWLFVVLIINSSYTASLTSILTVQQLTSGIQGIDSLISSTEPIGIQDGSFALNYLVDELNIAQSRIVKLKNPEAYLRALKLGSKKGGVAAIVDELPYVELFLSNTNCLYRIVGPEFTKSGWGFAFQRDSPLAVDMSTAILQLSENGDLQKIHNKWLTHSECSSQVNQVDENQLSLNSFWGLFLICGIACVLALTIFCCRVFTQYRRFSPEDEESEIETIEPSRSSRRSIRSTSFKQIIDFVDKKEEEIKEMLKRKNSNSNKQQTSIHSFSDGQASSPS is encoded by the exons ATGGAGGAGGTCTTGTTGatctcaagattcattacaagaAGTTTGATTTTGTTGAGTCTTTGGTTCCTATGCTTCCCTCCAGGAGTTGTCTGCGACACTGGAAATGTGTCAACTTCTTCAAATTCTTCTTCAAAGCCAAAAGTTATAAACATTGGAGCTTTGTTCACGTTGAATTCAGTACTTGGAGAAGCAGCAAAGCCTGCAATTCAAGCTGCCGTTGATGATGTCAATTCTGATCCCACCATTCTTAATGGGGTACAATTGAAACTCCTCATAAGCGACACAAACTGCAGTGGATTTATTGGAACCATGGAAG CTTTGCAGCTAATGGAAAGTGATGTTGTTGCTGCAATTGGTCCACAATCGTCTGGTATAGCTCATGTCATCTCCCATGTTGTTAATGAGCTTCATGTCCCTCTTCTTTCATTTGGAGCTACAGATCCTACTCTTTCTTCCATGCAGTATCCATATTTCCTCCGTACTACACCAAGCGACCACTTCCAGATGTATGCGATTGCTGATATAGTTGACTATTATGGCTGGAGGGAAGTAATAGCGATATTTGTAGATGATGATTATGGAAGAAGTGGGATTTCTGTTTTGGGTGATGCCCTGGCCAAAAAACGTGCCAAGATTTCTTATAAGGCCGCCTTCAGCCCTGGAGACACCGAAAGTAAGATTAATGACTTGCTTGTGGAGGTTAACCTGATGGAGTCTCGTGTTTATGTAGTTCATGTGAATCCAGATACTGGTCTGAATATCTTTTCTGTTGCTAAGGCTCTTAATATGATGGGTAGTGGCTATGTTTGGATTGCTACAGATTGGCTTCCTTCATACTTAGATTCAAAGGACGCAGTTGATTCCAACACAATGAATATCTTGCAAGGGGTTATTGCTCTCCGCCATTACACCCCTGATACTGATCTCAAGAAGAGTTTTATGTCTAAGTGGAACACCTTAAAATATAAGGGAAGTGCAGGTCATGCAGGTTTCAATTCATATGCGCTTTATGCTTATGATTCGGTTTGGTTGGCTGCACATGCCCTTGATGTTTTTCTCAACGAAGGTGGGAATTTATCTTTCTCTTATGACCCGAAATTGCATGATACAAATGGCAGCATGCTGCATCTAGCGTCCCTTCGTGTGTTTAATGGCGGTGAACAACTTCTTCAAACACTTCTGAGGATGAACTTCACTGGTGTAAGTGGACAGATTCAGTTTGATCCGGACAAACATTTAGTTCATCCAGCATATGATGTTCTTAATATTGTGGGAACCGGAACTCGTAGAATTGGTTACTGGTCGAATTATTCTCATCTATCGGTTGTTCCCCCGGAGAGCTTATACACGAAACCTCCCAATATCTCTACTGGCAGTCAACATCTTTACAGTGTAATATGGCCTGGTGATACTACCTCAACACCGAGGGGATGGGTATTCCCTAACAATGGGCAGCCTCTGCGAATCGCTGTCCCCAACCGAGTGGGTTATAAGGAGTTTGCCTCGAAAGACAAGAGTCCTCAGGGTGTAAGAGGATACTGCATTGATGTCTTTGAAGCTGCAATTAGCTTGCTCCCATATGCTGTCCCTCACACATATATGTTATATGGAGATGGTAAAAGAAATCCAAGCTATAATGAACTTGTCAGTAGGGTTGCTCAAAAT GTATATGATGCTGCTGTTGGAGATATTACGATTGTCACGAACAGGACAAAGATTGTAGATTTTACACAGCCTTATATGGAATCTGGACTGGTTGTTGTTGCACCGGTGAAAGAGGCAAAGTCAAACCCTTGGGCATTCCTCAAGCCATTTACTGCAGAAATGTGGCTTGTCACTGCTATGTTCTTTCTTTTTGTTGGAGCTGTAGTGTGGATTCTTGAGCACCGGATAAACAGTGAATTTCGTGGTCCTCCCAGACGACAGCTTATAACAATTTGTTG GTTTAGCTTCTCAACGATGTTTTTCTCGCACA GAGAAAACACAGTGAGCACTTTGGGACGAATGGTGTTGATCATATGGCTATTTGTAGTTCTGATTATTAACTCGAGCTACACTGCTAGTTTGACATCGATACTTACTGTGCAGCAGCTAACATCAGGGATTCAAGGGATTGATAGCTTGATCTCAAGTACTGAACCTATTGGAATCCAAGATGGTTCGTTTGCATTGAACTATTTGGTTGACGAGCTCAATATAGCACAATCTAGGATAGTTAAGTTAAAAAATCCAGAAGCATATCTCAGAGCCCTTAAGCTTGGATCGAAGAAGGGTGGTGTAGCTGCCATCGTTGATGAGCTTCCTTATGTCGAACTCTTCTTATCAAACACCAATTGTTTATACAGGATAGTTGGCCCAGAATTTACAAAGAGCGGATGGGGCTTT GCTTTCCAAAGGGACTCCCCTCTTGCAGTTGATATGTCAACTGCTATCCTCCAACTCTCAGAAAACGGGGATCTCCAGAAAATCCATAACAAATGGCTGACACACAGCGAGTGCTCGAGTCAGGTCAACCAAGTGGACGAGAACCAACTTTCCCTTAACAGCTTTTGGGGCCTGTTCCTCATTTGTGGCATTGCTTGCGTACTGGCTCTTACCATATTCTGCTGTAGAGTCTTTACACAGTACCGCAGATTCAGCCCCGAAGATGAGGAAAGTGAGATTGAGACGATCGAACCGTCGAGGTCAAGTCGACGGTCCATCCGCTCAACAAGCTTCAAGCAGATTATTGACTTTGTAGATAAGAAAGAAGAAGAGATTAAGGAGATGTTGAAGAGAAAGAACAGTAATAGTAATAAACAACAGACTAGCATCCATAGTTTCTCAGATGGTCAAGCAAGTTCACCTTCCTAA